The Candidatus Nitrospira nitrificans genomic interval CAGCCGGCTGATACCACTGCGCCATCTTCGAGAGCATCTTTCCCTGTCCGGCTGCGTTTTCAGCACTGAAGAGAATGTCGGTACCCCAAGCTGTTTTGATCTTGTATTTCTTGGCCAGTGCGTAGGCCGTATCGGTGCCGTTGTACATCTGGAGCTGCTTGATCCGGTTCGGCGAACCTTCGGGGAATGGCGAAGGACGGTCGTCGGTGAATGGTTGCAGGCTCCACCAGACGCCTTTTTCCCCCATCAGCTTCGCGGTGGCATCATCGAGTAACTGACCGTGGTCGATGCACTTCACCCCGGCTTCAATTGCCTGCTTCACGGCGCGCGGCGTGTAAGCGTGCACGGTCACGTAGGTGCCCCAGTTCTCGGCACTCTCCACCGCGGCACGCAACTCGTCGGTGCTGTATTGCGTGACATCAAGCGGATCAAAGCTCGACGCGACACCGCCGCCCGCCATTAACTTAATCTGGGAGGCCCCCAACATCAGCTGCTCGCGCACCCGCCGGCGCACCATATCAGGGCTATCGGCGATCACGGTCGCGCCGATGCGCTCACCATAGGTGTAGTCGCCAGGGCGGGATGGAATGTCCGTCGGCAACCGGAAATCACCATGGCCGCCCGTCTGGGAAATGAACGCACCGGACGGCCAGACACGTGGTCCGGCCACAAGCCCCTGATCAATCGCTCGCTTGAGCCCGAACACCGGGCCGCCCAGATCGCGCACACTGGTGAAGCCGCGCATGAGCATCTCGTGTGCAGCCTTCCCTGCAGCAAGATTGACGTACCCGATGTCGGCCATCAGGATCACCGCCTGCGACACATTCGAGAACATGAGATGAACATGGGCGTCGATTAATCCCGGCATGAGTATACGCCCGCCGCCCTGAATCCGCGTCACTGATGTACCGGAGGGAACCGTTACGGGCACAGTGGAAATCGCTTTGATGGTGTTGCCGACGACCAACACGTTCGCAGGCGACGACAGACGATCGGAGGATCCGTTGAAGACGCGCACATTCTCGAACAACACACTTGATGGAACATCGGCAGCCTGAGTATTCGGCCCAAGGATGTCGTTAAAAATGATGAGCACCGCCAGTGCCGCCATGAGATAGCGTTTCATGTCTTCCCTTTCTCCAACACAATCAGAGTGCCGGCCATGAATCGTCTCCGAGTTGCCCGATTCTATTCTCCGTTCAACTCACATTGCGCCGGAATCGTGATCGGCAGCAATGGCTGTCTCGCACTTTCTCCGTCAGACGAAAGAGATACATCGGAGCGAGATTCCACGGCCTTGCTCGCACTGTTGCAGGACACCTCGAGGCCGTTTGTTCGCTGACCTGACCGTCACGAACGCTGTTGCACAGCCCGCGCATCGATCCGCTCTTGAGCGAAGGGCGCGGTCTCACCCTGACGGCCGATGACCGTCCGCGCCACAACACCATCTTTGAGGATGAGAAAGTTTGTCGGTACAGCCGGGATTCGTGGCCCTGGCAACACAATCCCCGCGAGGTTCAGCGGATCGCAGGCTGAAATCTTCACCTCTATCCCGGCGCTCAGGTTGCCGCTCTTGCGCAATGCGCGCAACCCCTCCACCGCCTCCGGCAGAGCGAATTGCTCGCCGGTAAATCCCGTCACGAATCGCCCGCCCCTCACCTCGCCCGCCATCTCCATCCGCCGATACTGCACCAGCAGATCCCGCCACGACTGAACCAACGATTCCCGCGCCAGCAGGTCACGAAAGACGACCCCGTAGCGGCGAAGCAGTTGGCGAGCGACGGGTTCAACCGAGCAAATGGCTGATGGCCGATGGCTCGCCTCGCTGAGCTGGCGAAGCAGGCTGATGACTTGATCCGGAGCCGACGACCATTGACCAGTGACCGATGACCGACCCTCCTGTCGCAGCAACGACCACCGTCCTCCCGCATGCCGGGGCCGACGGGTCCGTTCACGCCCTTCGGCCCGTCGCCGATGGGGATTGATGAGGGCACGGAGGTTATCGAATCCATCGGCCGTCACCAGACCGGCTGCCACCAATTCCCACAACCCGTTCTCGACTTCCGCCGGAAGATGATGGCTCACCCGCGCCAGATCGGCAAAAAAGCTGGCGCCTTGTTGTTGCAACACATGACACAGATCCTGCGCGACCACGCTCAGTTGAGCATGGCGATCAGCGAGAGTCGGAGTTGCTTCACCGTGAAACACCTTCATCAACCACTCACGGTCTTCACGAGGAAAGAGACTGATGGGAGCGAGGCTGGTTGGAACAATACGCCGCCGGTCCATCGCGCCTGCTTGTGACAAGTTCGGATGCGGCGAGAGGCGCCCCCAGCCGACCGCGCCGCTCAGGCAGAGACGATCCAGGAGCTCAGGTTCGTATTTCGCCATGCGAAGACGCAAGAGCTGTGGTTCCCACGCAGACGCAGCCGCCTCGAACCCTGCAACTTGTCCGATCACTTGCAGCAGGCCGGCTTCTCCGTGCTGACGCGATCCCGGCGTGACATGCTGCCATTGCATCACGAATCGCATGAATTCCGACGCCGTCACCGGCTCAACGTCTTTGCGCAGAATCCCGATCGTTAAACGATGGATCCTGGTCAGCAAGCGGCGGTGGCACCATTCAATCTCATCGTTCGTCGCTCGTGAGGCGTGAAGCGTAAACCGGCCGCGGAGAACTTGGCCGGAGGCTTCGAGGCGGAGCATCGCATGCTCGACGTGCTCAATGGAAAGATGGAGCCGAGTCGCGAGTTCGCTGATGGTCGTTGGGCCGATGCTCTCCATCCACCCGAGCATCATGGCATCGAGCGTCGAGTCATCGCCTGCCGCGAATAATTGCTCGACCCGTTCTCGATTCTCCGTTGCCACCCAGCCCCGGACCTCGTAAGGCGTGAAGCCCGCTTCGCCGACGATGCGAGGCGAGTGTGAAGCCTGCTTCGACTCAGCGAGGCGAGCGTGCAGCGCAAGAGGGACGGCACGACCAGATTCCACGAGTGGCGGCAGATACGGCTGCCATTGTGGGAAGGTCGCCTCAGGCACCCACACCAGTGTCAGGAGCGCGTCATGCAATTCATCCGGATCGCGCACGACCGGCCGGGACTCACGCCGAACTTCTTCAATCGCGGCCGGATCCAAGGCGCCGACCTGCTCCAACAGATCGGGCGGCAGCGTCCGGCGCATGTCGACGGCGCGCGCCCGCCGTTCTTCCAGCGGCGCATCGTCCAGGAAGGCGTACGGATTGGCGTTCAAGATTTCGTGCGACAAAACGGACGGCGCCGGCGTATCCACCGCGATGCAGGCGATCGCGCCTGATTCGATCTTTCGCAGGACTTCGATAAGCCCATCGAGATCCATCGCCTCGGTCAGACAATCACGGATCGTCTCCTGCACGAGCGGGTGGTCAGGCATCCGACGTGCCGACCGTTCCCCTGTCAGATTCTCCTGGCAGGCAATGGCATCGGGGAACACTGCCGCCAGCAGATCTTCGGCCCTCATGCGCTGAATCTGCGGCGGCACCTTCTTGCCGTTCGCAAAGCGCAACAGCGCCAACGATCGCGAGACATTCCACCGCCATCGCGTGGCGAACATCGGCGCCAGCAACACCGCTTGAATCAAGACGTCTCGCACGCTGTTGGAATGGAGATAGCCGAAGACGGACTCCAAGGGGAAACTGTGCTTCTCGCCCAGCGAAATCACGAGGCCGTTATCCGTCGCCGCTGCCTGCAGCTCGAAATCGAACGTCACGCAGAACCGCTTGCGTAGCGCGAGTCCCCAGGCCTTGTTGATCCGCCCGCCGAACGGGGCATGGATCACCAACTGCATCCCTCCGCTTTCATCGAAGAACCGTTCAGCGACAACCGTCTCCTGCGTCGGCACCACCCCTAACACGGCTTTTCCCATCAGGACATATTCGATGGCCTGTTGCGCGCCGCGCGGATCGAGCGCGCATTCATGGCGAAGCCACGACAGGACTGAGTACTCTGAATCGGCAGGAGAAGACGCGCGCGCGGCGATCTCGTGACGAAGTGAAGCGACCTCCGCGGAGAGTTCCGCCGTGCGCGACGGCGCCTCGCCTCGCCAGAACGGAATGCTGGGCGGCGCCCCCCGCGCATCTTCCACCCGCACTTTTCCGGCCTCGACCCTCTTGATCCGCCATGACGTATTGCCGAGCAACATGATGTCGCCGGCCAGACTTTCCACCGCGAAATCTTCATCGACGGATCCGACGACCGTGCCGTCCGGTTCCGCCACGACCGCATAGTTGGCAGTATCGGGAATGGCGCCCCCTGACGTGATCGCCGCGAGCCGCGCCCCGCGCCGCCCCTTGATCCGATGGTTGATCCGGTCGTGGTAGAGATAGGCCAGCCCCCGCCCTCGCCGCGTCGCGATGCCATCGGCCAACATCCGCACCACGGCATCGAAATCGTCCCGTGACAACGCGCGATAGGGAAAGGCTCGTCGGCAGAGACTGAACAAGTCTTCCTCTACCCAAGTCTGGCCGGCCGACGCGGCAACGAGCTGCTGAGCGAGAATGTCGAGCGGAGCCGGCGGCACGGTGATCCGGTCCAGCGTCCCCTGCAGGATCGCGCGGACCAACGCCGCGCATTCCAGCAATTCATCCCTGGTCATCGCAAACAACCGGCCTTTTGGAATCGCATGGATCCAATGGCCGGCCCTTCCGATCCGTTGCAGCGCCGTGGCGATGGCTCTCGTCGAGCCGATCTGACAGACCAGATCGACCGTGCCGACGTCGATGCCCAACTCCAGCGAGGCCGTGGCGATTACGACGCGTGTTTTCCCCGTTTTTAATCGCTCTTCCGCCGAGAGACGGATCTGCCGCGAGAGGCTTCCGTGATGAGCCGCCACGACATCGGGACCCAAATCCTTGAGACGTTCCTCCAAGTAATGGGAGACGCGCTCAGCCAACCGGCGTGTATTCACAAAGACCAGGGTCGAGCGATGGTGGCGAACCAACTCAGCCACCCGATCGTAGACATCGGACCAGATCGCATTGGTCGCCACGGCGCTCAGCTCATCCTTCGGCACTTCCACAGCGAGGTCCAGTTCACGACGATGGCCGACGTCGATGATCGTGCAAGGAGAAGAGCCGGCGGCTGATAGCTGACAGCCATCGGCCGGTGAATCGGGAACGATTAATAGTTGACCATCGGCACGTGACGCCCTTGAGCTACCGACGAGAAACCGTGCGACCAGCTCGATCGGTCGTTGCGTCGCCGAGAGGCCGATCCGCTGTGGTTTCACGTGGGTAAGCGCTTCCAGTCGTTCCAGCGAGAGCGCCAGGTGAGCCCCGCGCTTGTTCGGAGCCAACGCATGAATTTCATCGACGATCACAGTGCGCACGGTCTGCAAGAGTCGCCGGCTCTTCTCGGCCGTCAATAAGATGAACAGGGACTCCGGCGTCGTCACGAGAATATGCGGCGGCCGCTTGAGCATCTGCTGCCGATCCGCCATGGGCGTGTCGCCGGTGCGGACCAAGGCGCGTAGTTCCGGCATCAGCAGCCCGGCTTGCAACGCCAGCTGTCCGATTTCCGCCAGCGGTTTCTGGAGATTTTTTTGTATATCGTTGCTCAGCGCTTTGAGCGGCGAGACATAGAGCACGGAGGTATGGTCGTCAAGTTCACGATTGAGCGCCTGTTTAAACAGGCTGTCGATGCAGGAGAGAAAGGCCGCGAGCGTCTTTCCCGATCCGGTCGGCGCGGCGATCAACGCATCCGTTCCCGATTGGATCGCGGGCCACGCTCGGAGTTGAACGTCGGTCGGTCGGCCGACCTGCGAAGCAAACCAGTCCGCGATGATCGGATGGAATCGAGTGAGTGGCATCGACGGCATTTTATCATGCATGAAAGCTGTCCGCAGGCTGCGTCTTCGCGTCCTCGATCTTCACCATCATTCGAAACCGACGGCCTATTTCGTAACCTATGGCACATGTGGCATGATGGCGGCCTTATGTATCTCTCTATCGTCATCCCTGCATTCAACGAAGCACGTCTGATCCAACAATCCCTGCACTCCGTCGCTACTTCAATTGCGACGAACCAGCGCTCAGGGTTCACATCCGAGACCATCGTCGTGGATAACAATTCCACCGACAATACAGCCGAGCTTGCCAGGCTGGCCGGCGCAACCGTCGTCTTCGAACCGATCAATCAAATCGGCCGGGCGCGCAATGCCGGCGCGGCCCACGCGACGGGAGACTGGTTACTGTTCTTGGATGCCGACAGCCTGCTGAGCCCCGGTCTGCTTGCCGAGATTCTGCAGCTGATTGAGTCCGGGAAGTACGTCGGATGCGGCAGCACGCTGCGCATGGACGGATTGCCTTGGTGGGCCGGCATGACGCTGCGGTTCTGGACGACA includes:
- a CDS encoding glycosyltransferase: MYLSIVIPAFNEARLIQQSLHSVATSIATNQRSGFTSETIVVDNNSTDNTAELARLAGATVVFEPINQIGRARNAGAAHATGDWLLFLDADSLLSPGLLAEILQLIESGKYVGCGSTLRMDGLPWWAGMTLRFWTTVSVLCRWAAGALVVCRRDAFQQVGGFDQELYALDEIRLSKQLKQWGRRQGLQFTILTGHPLKTSSRKVALYSGREIAVQIFRIFFLPKRTLQDKKHLSVWYDGRR
- a CDS encoding DEAD/DEAH box helicase is translated as MPLTRFHPIIADWFASQVGRPTDVQLRAWPAIQSGTDALIAAPTGSGKTLAAFLSCIDSLFKQALNRELDDHTSVLYVSPLKALSNDIQKNLQKPLAEIGQLALQAGLLMPELRALVRTGDTPMADRQQMLKRPPHILVTTPESLFILLTAEKSRRLLQTVRTVIVDEIHALAPNKRGAHLALSLERLEALTHVKPQRIGLSATQRPIELVARFLVGSSRASRADGQLLIVPDSPADGCQLSAAGSSPCTIIDVGHRRELDLAVEVPKDELSAVATNAIWSDVYDRVAELVRHHRSTLVFVNTRRLAERVSHYLEERLKDLGPDVVAAHHGSLSRQIRLSAEERLKTGKTRVVIATASLELGIDVGTVDLVCQIGSTRAIATALQRIGRAGHWIHAIPKGRLFAMTRDELLECAALVRAILQGTLDRITVPPAPLDILAQQLVAASAGQTWVEEDLFSLCRRAFPYRALSRDDFDAVVRMLADGIATRRGRGLAYLYHDRINHRIKGRRGARLAAITSGGAIPDTANYAVVAEPDGTVVGSVDEDFAVESLAGDIMLLGNTSWRIKRVEAGKVRVEDARGAPPSIPFWRGEAPSRTAELSAEVASLRHEIAARASSPADSEYSVLSWLRHECALDPRGAQQAIEYVLMGKAVLGVVPTQETVVAERFFDESGGMQLVIHAPFGGRINKAWGLALRKRFCVTFDFELQAAATDNGLVISLGEKHSFPLESVFGYLHSNSVRDVLIQAVLLAPMFATRWRWNVSRSLALLRFANGKKVPPQIQRMRAEDLLAAVFPDAIACQENLTGERSARRMPDHPLVQETIRDCLTEAMDLDGLIEVLRKIESGAIACIAVDTPAPSVLSHEILNANPYAFLDDAPLEERRARAVDMRRTLPPDLLEQVGALDPAAIEEVRRESRPVVRDPDELHDALLTLVWVPEATFPQWQPYLPPLVESGRAVPLALHARLAESKQASHSPRIVGEAGFTPYEVRGWVATENRERVEQLFAAGDDSTLDAMMLGWMESIGPTTISELATRLHLSIEHVEHAMLRLEASGQVLRGRFTLHASRATNDEIEWCHRRLLTRIHRLTIGILRKDVEPVTASEFMRFVMQWQHVTPGSRQHGEAGLLQVIGQVAGFEAAASAWEPQLLRLRMAKYEPELLDRLCLSGAVGWGRLSPHPNLSQAGAMDRRRIVPTSLAPISLFPREDREWLMKVFHGEATPTLADRHAQLSVVAQDLCHVLQQQGASFFADLARVSHHLPAEVENGLWELVAAGLVTADGFDNLRALINPHRRRAEGRERTRRPRHAGGRWSLLRQEGRSSVTGQWSSAPDQVISLLRQLSEASHRPSAICSVEPVARQLLRRYGVVFRDLLARESLVQSWRDLLVQYRRMEMAGEVRGGRFVTGFTGEQFALPEAVEGLRALRKSGNLSAGIEVKISACDPLNLAGIVLPGPRIPAVPTNFLILKDGVVARTVIGRQGETAPFAQERIDARAVQQRS
- a CDS encoding metal-dependent hydrolase family protein; this translates as MKRYLMAALAVLIIFNDILGPNTQAADVPSSVLFENVRVFNGSSDRLSSPANVLVVGNTIKAISTVPVTVPSGTSVTRIQGGGRILMPGLIDAHVHLMFSNVSQAVILMADIGYVNLAAGKAAHEMLMRGFTSVRDLGGPVFGLKRAIDQGLVAGPRVWPSGAFISQTGGHGDFRLPTDIPSRPGDYTYGERIGATVIADSPDMVRRRVREQLMLGASQIKLMAGGGVASSFDPLDVTQYSTDELRAAVESAENWGTYVTVHAYTPRAVKQAIEAGVKCIDHGQLLDDATAKLMGEKGVWWSLQPFTDDRPSPFPEGSPNRIKQLQMYNGTDTAYALAKKYKIKTAWGTDILFSAENAAGQGKMLSKMAQWYQPAEVLRMATADNAELLALSGLRSPYPGKLGIIQEGAMADLLLVDGNPLDNLKLIDDPEKNFLVIMKNGILYKNLVK